Proteins encoded in a region of the Triticum dicoccoides isolate Atlit2015 ecotype Zavitan chromosome 3A, WEW_v2.0, whole genome shotgun sequence genome:
- the LOC119269726 gene encoding DNA polymerase alpha catalytic subunit — MDDAPADAAASGRRTRTRGTEAVARSAALERLRAIRGGGARSAAAVQVRMEDPIYDTVAEEDYAALVARRRKDAGAFIIDDDGLGYVDDGREEDWTHRALPSSSDEGSGGEDGAPRKRKQPRPPQAKRPPQQSAAAASLSAAAAMMGKQRLSSMFTSSVFKKPGSDRTKGSSLAADSIVDDVIAEFAPDENDREERRRRVGRVSAPTPTPAPVAQIKAIQAAVHAEMEVRSDNGFEPDVVSDHGNDMEVELQPEVELKPDVEMQPKLEAAPGSSAELVDENKSSEELKQEANGEVKIEKVHRLNAKIKAEGTRNGDMLSATAGWMKICGEGENAGGEGEVSVNGNTDVDESSEFELKDGALPFYVLDAYEEPFGINSGTVYLFGKVVIGKRFHSCCVVVKNMQRCIYAIPSSSVFPRDTISRIEKNSTSSDASPSLRATLHELSSGLKSEVAEKLSDLNVSSFVMTPVKRNYAFERTDVPIGEQYVLKINYPYKDPAVPADLRGEHFHALLGTNNSALELFLIKRKIKGPSWLSISKFVACPSTQRVSWCKFEVTVDSPKDISVLMTSTTLEVPPVVVAAVNLKTVINEKHNVHEIVSASVICCHQVKIDTPMRSEDWQKRGTISHFTVMRKLEGSIFPIGLTKEASDRNQKAGSNVLALESSERALLNRLMIELSKLDCDVLVGHNISGFDLDVLLHRAQTCKVPSSMWSKIGRLRRSVMPRLTKGNTLYGSGASPGIMSCIAGRLLCDTYLCSRDLLREVSYSLTQLAETQLKKDRREVSPHDIPPMFQSSGTLLKLVEYGETDAWLSLELMFHLSVLPLTRQLTNISGNLWGKTLQGARAQRVEYLLLHSFHAKKFIVPDKFAARNKELNSAKRKLNADTEGGNTADGAADPSIDDEVHNGDQGKARKSPSYAGGLVLEPKKGLYDKYILLLDFNSLYPSIIQEFNICFTTVERSSDGNLPNLPTSKATGVLPELLKSLVERRRMVKSWLKTASGLKRQQFDIQQQALKLTANSMYGCLGFSNSRFFAKPLAELITLQGREILQNTVDLVQNNLNLEVIYGDTDSIMIYTGLDDISKAKAIAGKVIQEVNKKYRCLEIDLDGVYKRMLLLKKKKYAAIKVALDGSLRENIERKGLDMVRRDWSLLSKEIGDFCLNQILSGGTCDDVIESIHNSLVQVQAQMKSGQIELEKYIITKSLTKAPEDYPDAKNQPHVQVALRLKQNGFSGCSAGDTVPYIICSQQDSDNTHSGGIAQRARHPDELKRDPNKWMIDIEYYLSQQIHPVVSRLCASIEGTSPARLAECLGLDSSKFQSRSIGSSNEDTSTMLLSVIDNEDERYRGCEPLRLSCPSCTNTFECPPVSSLIASLSDPNEGKDATVNFWRRMRCPRCPDDTDECRVSPAVLANQIKRQADNFINRYYKGLLMCDDEGCKYSTHIVNLRVMGDSERGTICLNYPQCNGRLVRQYTEADLYRQLSYFCYVLDATRCLDKLDQKMRLPFEKEFSVLNQTISSAFLEIQKIRDRCAFGWVQLTDLAVSI; from the exons ATGGACGACGCGCCCGCCGACGCCGCCGCATCCGGCCGCCGCACGCGCACCCGGGGCACCGAGGCGGTGGCGCGCTCCGCGGCGCTCGAGCGCCTCCGCGCCATCCGCGGCGGCggcgcccgctccgccgccgccgtccaggtGCGGATGGAGGACCCGATCTACGACACCGTCGCCGAGGAGGACTACGCCGCCCTCGTCGCCCGCCGCCGCAAGGACGCCGGCGCCTTCATCATCGACGACGACGGCCTCGGCTACGTCGACGACGGCCGCGAGGAGGACTGGACCCACCGCGCCCTCCCTTCCTCCTCCGACGAGGGATCTGGCGGCGAGGATGGCGCCCCCCGCAAGCGGAAGCAGCCGCGCCCTCCCCAGGCGAAGCGTCCGCCCCAGCAGTCCGCTGCGGCGGcgtccctctccgccgccgccgcgatgATGGGCAAGCAGCGCCTCTCCTCCATGTTCACCTCCTCCGTGTTTAAGAAGCCGGGCAGCGACCGCACCAAGGGCTCGTCGCTGGCCGCGGACAGCATCGTGGACGACGTCATCGCCGAGTTCGCCCCCGACGAGAACGACCGCGAGGAGCGCCGTCGTCGCGTTGGCAGGGTCTCTGCCCCGACACCGACGCCTGCTCCAGTTGCCCAAATTAAGGCAATTCAAGCAGCCGTACATGCTGAAATGGAGGTTAGATCGGATAATGGGTTCGAGCCTGATGTGGTTTCAGACCATGGAAACGATATGGAGGTGGAATTACAGCCAGAGGTGGAATTGAAGCCTGATGTGGAAATGCAACCCAAATTAGAAGCAGCTCCAGGTTCTAGTGCTGAATTGGTTGATGAGAATAAGAGCTCGGAGGAACTGAAGCAGGAGGCTAATGGGGAGGTGAAGATAGAGAAGGTGCACCGTTTAAATGCTAAAATTAAGGCAGAGGGCACCAGGAATGGGGATATGTTGAGTGCAACAGCAGGTTGGATGAAGATATGTGGGGAGGGGGAGAATGCAGGAGGCGAGGGAGAGGTGTCTGTTAATGGTAACACAGATGTGGATGAAAGCTCGGAGTTTGAGCTGAAGGATGGAGCACTGCCGTTCTATGTGCTGGATGCATATGAGGAGCCCTTCGGTATTAATTCAGGCACAGTCTATTTGTTTGGAAAG GTCGTAATAGGCAAGCGGTTCCATAGTTGTTGTGTTGTTGTAAAAAATATGCAAAGGTGCATATATGCAATCCCAAGCAGTTCAGTATTCCCAAGGGACACAATATCAAGGATTGAGAAGAACTCCACAAGTTCTGATGCTTCGCCATCACTTCGAGCAACTTTACAT GAGTTGTCATCTGGACTAAAGAGTGAAGTAGCTGAGAAGTTGTCTGACCTCAATGTTTCAAGTTTTGTGATGACTCCAGTCAAG AGGAACTATGCATTTGAGAGGACCGATGTACCAATTGGTGAGCAGTATGTCCTGAAAATCAATTACCCATACAAG GATCCTGCGGTACCAGCCGACCTCAGAGGTGAACATTTCCATGCGTTACTTGGGACAAACAATAG TGCACTTGAACTGTTTCTCATCAAAAGGAAGATCAAGGGTCCTTCATGGCTATCGATTTCTAAATTTGTGGCATGTCCATCTACTCAGCGG GTTAGCTGGTGTAAATTTGAAGTTACAGTCGACTCCCCAAAAGACATTTCTGTTTTGATGACAAGTACCACACTGGAAGTCCCCCCAGTTGTAGTTGCGGCTGTTAATCTTAAAACTGTCATAAATGAGAAACACAACGTGCATGAGATTGTGTCAGCATCAGTCATATGTTGTCACCAAGTAAAA ATTGATACTCCAATGCGTTCTGAAGATTGGCAGAAACGGGGAACGATCAGCCATTTTACTGTTATGCGCAAGCTTGAAGGCAGCATATTTCCTATAGGCCTGACCAAAGAAGCTTCTGATAGGAACCAGAAGGCTGGTAGCAACGTGCTGGCACTAGAGAGCAG TGAACGTGCTTTGTTAAATCGTTTGATGATTGAGCTTAGTAAACTTGATTGTGATGTACTTGTGGGGCACAACATTTCGGGATTCGACCTGGATGTCCTTCTGCACCGTGCTCAg ACATGCAAAGTACCAAGCAGCATGTGGTCCAAAATTGGTCGCCTTAGAAGATCAGTAATGCCCAGGCTTACCAAAGGAAACACACTATATGGTTCTGGGGCAAGTCCAGGAATTATGTCCTGTATTGCTGGCCGTCTCCTCTGTGATACCTACTTATGCTCTCGTGATCTTCTGCGGGAG GTGAGTTATTCTCTGACACAACTTGCAGAGACTCAATTGAAAAAAGACAGAAGAGAGGTTTCGCCACATGATATACCTCCGATGTTCCAATCATCGGGAACACTTCTAAAGCTG GTTGAGTACGGGGAGACTGATGCGTGGCTTTCTTTGGAGCTCATGTTCCACTTGAGTGTTCTCCCGCTTACACGCCAACTGACAAATATTAGTGGTAATCTGTGGGGGAAAACTCTCCAG GGTGCTAGGGCTCAGAGGGTAGAATATCTACTGTTGCATTCATTCCATGCAAAAAAATTCATTGTACCAGATAAGTTTGCTGCACGCAATAAGGAGCTGAACTCTGCAAAACGAAAACTTAATGCTGACACCGAAGGTGGAAACACTGCTGATGGTGCTGCTGATCCTTCCATTGATGATGAGGTGCATAATGGTGATCAAGGTAAAGCAAGAAAAAGCCCTTCATATGCTGGTGGCTTGGTTTTGGAGCCTAAAAAAGGTCTATACGACAAGTATATTCTACTTCTGGACTTCAACAGTCTTTATCCTTCAATAATTCAG GAATTCAATATCTGCTTTACCACTGTTGAGCGTTCTTCTGATGGCAATCTCCCTAACCTGCCAACTTCAAAGGCTACTGGTGTTTTACCTGAG TTGCTGAAGAGTTTGGTGGAGAGGAGAAGAATGGTTAAATCATGGCTCAAAACCGCCTCTGGTCTCAAAAGGCAGCAGTTTGATATTCAACAGCAAGCTTTGAAACTTACCGCAAACAG TATGTATGGTTGCTTGGGCTTTTCTAATTCTAGGTTTTttgcaaagccacttgccgagctTATTACCCTACAA GGTAGAGAGATCTTGCAAAACACTGTTGATCTGGTTCAGAATAATTTAAACTTGGAG GTTATTTATGGTGACACGGACTCCATAATGATATATACTGGACTGGATGACATCTCCAAGGCAAAAGCAATTGCTGGAAAGGTCATTCAGGAG GTGAACAAGAAGTACCGTTGTCTGGAGATCGATCTTGATGGTGTATACAAAAGAATGTTGCTTCTCAAAAAGAAGAAATATGCTGCCATTAAAGTGGCACTAGATGGTAGTTTACGAGAG AACATTGAGCGCAAGGGACTCGATATGGTCAGGCGGGATTGGAGTTTGCTGTCAAAAGAAATTGGTGATTTTTGCCTGAATCAAATTTTGTCTGGAGG GACATGTGATGATGTTATTGAGTCAATACATAACTCTCTCGTCCAG GTCCAAGCACAGATGAAAAGTGGTCAAATAGAGCTTGAAAAATATATCATCACAAAGAGTCTAACGAAAGCGCCAGAAGATTATCCAGATGCTAAAAACCAGCCTCATGTCCAG GTTGCTTTAAGACTGAAGCAAAATGGTTTCTCTGGATGCTCTGCAGGTGATACTGTTCCATATATTATCTGCTCGCAACAG GATTCAGATAACACACATTCTGGGGGAATTGCTCAAAGAGCTAGACATCCGGATGAGTTAAAACGAGACCCGAACAAGTGGATGATTGACATCGAGTACTATTTGTCACAGCAG ATTCATCCTGTTGTTTCTCGTCTATGTGCTTCCATTGAGGGTACTAGCCCTGCCCGACTGGCTGAATGTCTTGGACTCGACTCATCGAAG TTCCAATCAAGATCAATCGGGTCTAGCAACGAGGATACGTCTACCATGCTCTTATCTGTAATTGATAATGAAGACGAGCG ATATCGTGGCTGTGAGCCACTGCGCTTATCATGCCCAAGCTGTACCAATACCTTCGAGTGCCCCCCTGTGTCCAGTCTGATTGCTAGTTTGTCAGATCCAAATGAAGGAAAAGATGCTACTGTGAATTTCTGGCGCCGGATGCGGTGCCCAAGATGTCCAGATGATACTGATGAGTGCAGAGTTTCTCCTGCTGTGCTTGCGAACCAG ATAAAAAGACAGGCTGATAATTTCATCAATCGGTATTATAAAGGTTTACTGATG TGCGATGACGAGGGTTGCAAATATTCAACTCACATTGTGAACCTTAGAGTGATGGGGGATTCTGAGAGAGGAACCATCTGCCTGAACTATCCACAATGCAACGGCCGTCTAGTAAGACAG TACACAGAGGCAGATCTATACAGGCAATTGTCCTACTTTTGCTATGTACTTGATGCAACCCGGTGTCTTGATAAG TTGGACCAGAAGATGCGGCTTCCTTTCGAGAAAGAGTTTTCAGTATTAAACCAAACAATAAGCTCGGCATTTCTGGAGATTCAGAAAATCCGAGACAGATGTGCTTTCGGATGGGTTCAATTGACAGATCTAGCAGTGTCAATCTGA